AAATCAACGGGAACGGCGCTTGCACCGGGGTTTCCTTCTCGTTTTGAAATAGCCCTTCCATGCAAAACGGATGCATACAAAAGGACAGCCGGTTACATCACTTCGGTTGCCTTCACTTTTCCGGATGCGCAGGATTCAGGCTTACGCAAGTTGCCTGATCTTTTCAGGCAAGATGGAGGCGTAGTTCCCAAATTGGATCATCTTGCGAAAATGGATGGAAACATCGCAGGTTCGGTTGTGCCCTCCCGTTTTCGCTGCGAACCGGAGACGGCGAAAAGTACGTGGCCGTACGGGATCAGCGAATTCTCGGCTGTTTATCTTGCTGGCCCGTGATATTTTTCTCCGATGGCGGAAACCATAATTAACCGGATGCGGAATAAAGGAGGGAACTTGCGTGATCCATCGAGGATTGATCGGAGCGGCAGCGATGTTGGCGGTCCTGGCGGGGGCCGTGTGGAGCGTCGAAACCTGGGCGGCAAAGGATGCGGAGGGAGCTGCCGCATATCGTGAAACCCGGCAGGTCCGGCCCCTTTCCACCCGACCTCCCTCCGGTGAGGCGAAGCGGGAGATGGAGGAGCGAATTGCGAAGTATCTGGGCATCTCCCGCGAAGAGGTGGCAGCATTGGTCGATCAAGGGGTGAAGCACTGCGACCTGTTCCCCGCCGCGGCGATCGCCAAGCTGAGCAACCGGGATCTGCGGGCGGTGCTGGAGGAGAAGACGGAGCAAAAAACGTGGCGTTCTGTGGCGGAGGATCTGGGCGTGGATGCGGAGCAATTCCGGCGCGAGGTGCATCGCATCCTTCCCGCGGCGGCGAGAAAGGGAATTTGGCTGGACCACCACCCGGAGGTGGTTTCCAAGAGCATCGCCGAATATTTGAAGATGGACGAGAAGAAACTGGAGGCGATGATCAAAAAGGAAAAAGTGCGTCCCCGGGAATGGTTGAAAGCGGCCGTACTGTCCAAAATCAGCGGCAAGCCGCTGGGAAAAGTGATGGCCATGAAGAAAAAGAGCAGCTGGTTGGAAGTGGCCACCGACTTGGGCGTGTCCCGGGAGGAAATCCGGACGGAGATGAAGCGGTTGAGGAAAATCCTGAAAAAACACGCCAACCGGTGGGATGAAGAGCACAGGGAAACAGGAAGAGAAACGGGGCAGATACCATCGCATCGGCTGAGTGAAAATTTGTTGGGTCGGGTGCCGGCATAGCGGCACCTTTTTTGTCGTCTGAATGCGCGTTTGAGGGAAGAAATCTCCCGGCGCGGCCGATCCGTTCCACAGCCCGGTTTAACCCCTTCGATGGCGAATTGCTTCAAACGGCCCCAAACAATGCACCAGGGTAATCTCTCCCCGGTGGCCGTGTTTGTTCAGTTCAGCTTCATGGACGGGATGTTCTTCAATATCCAATGTTTCCACCTTGTCAATTTCGCCCGGAAATTCGGTTTTGTCGTGCATGGCTTCGCTTCGATGCTGATATTGCCGTGGATTGTGGCATAAGGCTTCAGAAGGGCATCTGAGATTATTCTTTGCTCCGGCAGGGAAACCGTTCCCTTGGGGATTCGGATGAAATGGTGTTGGTTCCGAATGGAACAGCTCACGTACAAATCCCATGTTCCCTCCCTGGCGAAGGGACGTGTGGAGAATTCGCCCTGAAAGGAGAAGGTGTTTGCGTCTAGCCGTTCCGTTGAGAGCGGGAAGTATTCATCCATCGGCATGGACCGCTCACGAATATACAAGGACAAGGAAGGTTCATCCTGAAGATCCTGTTTAAAGGTCAGGGACCCGGCAATATGGATGTCGCTGGGGCCGTTCCATTCCATTTGGTCGACAGCGCAAATCGGTTTCTTCACCCGGACCCTTTGCTCGCTCTGCCTGAGGGCCGATTCGTAGACTTGCATCCACTGATCCACATATCGGTCTTCACTGAGGACCTCCGGGGTTTTCCTGGCCTCCTGTCCCAGGGATTCTCTCAGCCCCGGATCGGTGAACAGTTTCACCATGGCATCGGCCAGTCCGTCGATATCGCCGGGTTTCACCAGAAGCCCGTCCACTCCGTTGCGGATAATGGTCCTGGGACCGTAGTTCACGTCGTAAGCGATTACGGGGGTGCCGACCATCTTGCTCTCGATGATGGACAGCCCGAAAGCCTCCTCGGAAGAGGGCAATACGGAAAAGGCCGCCCTTGAAAACACACCGATGGCGTCTTGCGTGATGCCGCAAACTTTGACGTGCTGCTCCAGTTCCAAATTCCGGATCAGTTTTTGGTAGTCTTTTTCCTCCGGTCCGTGGCCCCAAATTTCCAATTTTGCTTGCGGAACCTTTTTCACAACCCGTTTGAAAGCCCGTATGGCGTGATCCACGTTTTTCAGCTTCACAAATCTTCCCACGTAAACGCAAGTGAAGGGCTCCCTCTCCACGTCCGGCCTCGGTTGAATCCTGGGAGCGCAGTGGGGAATGACGTGGAAGGTGGATCGAGGGCCGAATTGGCGCTCGACATCTTTTTTCTGGAGGTCGGTGGTAAAGATGACGGCATCAAACTGATCCACTTTTTCCAAAACCGTTCCGTGGACCTCTTTTAACGGCGCACCGTAGGTGTAGGGTTCTTGCAGATGAAGGGAATGAAACATCTTGATTTTGACGACATGGGGATGATTCATCTTGAGAAGGATATAATCCGTATTTTTCTTTGAGACATCCGTTTGAAAGATCGCCTTCGGATACCGGTCGGCGATTTTGTGAAGCCAATGGAGCTTCAGCGCCAGGACGTTCGGGAAGGTGTCGATGAGGGCCCCGTCCCGGTCAAACCAGTTCACCTGGATGCACTTTTTGGTTTTCGGGTTGTACCGGTACTCCAGAAAACAGCGTCCCGCCTCATCCAGGAACCGCTTTTGTCGGGGATTGGCGGTGTCCCGTTCATAATCGACGATCTGTCTGATGCGACCTTTCATGTCGAAGTGTTCACGGCGGAGAAGAACCCGGTTTTCATCGAAGTGGTCGATGAAGCTTAACCGCCCGTCGGCATCATACTCTTTATATTTGACGAGTTTGCCGTTTTGATACAGGTAATAGCCGTTTGTCTCCGGGTCGGGTTCAAGGTCGAATCCTTCTTCTTCCGCGGGATGATCGATCATAGGAGCATCGTCCGCCGCGACGGTCTGAAAATCGTCGTTTGTCTTGTGGGAGAGGTATTCAAACAGGTTGAGAACGGGGATATCGGGATGGAGGAGGTTTAAACGGATCATTTCTCTTCGAATAAAGTCATAGTTGGGATTGAAGTTGAGAGTGAGAATGGATATTTGACAATTCCTTTTTTCGCGAAGAAGCTTGGCTCTGGCGAGCACGTTGCGGGTTCCCCCGCCTCGGGTGTGGCTGATGGAGTTGAAGAGGTAGAAAATCGGCTCCCTCATGTTAGCCACCCTAACTTGCATTGTGATGCGATACGATTTTACCATATTATAGTAGGTTCATGTTAAGTCAAAAGGGCAAAGGCGGCCTTCTTGGATAAACCCGACGTTGTCAGCCGTGCCGAGTGGGGAGCGGATGAATCGCTTCGCTACAATTCAAACGGTACGGAAAAGTGGCCGCGGGAATATGATAAAGTCATCCATCTCGTCGTCCACCACACCGACACGCCTGTGAACGATCCCGATCCTGCCGCCCGTGTCCGTTCCATTTGCTATTACCACACGGTGACGCGAAAGACAGATATGCAACCATCTGAAGTAGCACCGGGACGCCGGATGAAACGGCTGAACTCCCGTGAAACGGTCTCTGTATTTCACAGAGGCCGTTTCCTTTGCCTCAGGATGGTCGCTTTCCCGGGACGAGGTTCGGGCTTTCCGGTCGGTTGTCGTGAAGAGGCGACGGGATGGGGGAGGAGATGAGCGGATGGCCGTCCGGTTGGGATTTTATTTCACAAAAAAGCAATAAGTTTTGCTTCGGTTTTTTCTCGCGCTAAACTAATAGAAAAAGGAGGTGTCTCTGGATGAACACATATTACCCGCCGGCCTTTCAATCAAAGCGGTTTCATTGCATGTACTGCCATGTGCTGGCCGAGCAGAACTGGTTCAGCATCAATGCAAAAAACCGGTTGTGGCGGTGCGTGTGCCATCATTGCAAAAACGAGTCGGTGTGGATAGAGATCAAGAAGGGTGAAGGCCGCATTTTGCATCCCGACATCCTCCAGGGCCCACCCCCCCACGATGAAATGCCGGAAGCGGTGAAGGAGTTTTATCTGGAGGCGGCGTCGATTGTATCCAAGTCTCCCCGGGGCGCTTCGGCTTTGCTTCGTCTGGCCTTGCAACGGCTGATGAAAGAGTTGGGCGAAACGGGGAAAAGCCTGGATGAGGCCGTCGCCTCCCTCGTTGAAAAGGGTTTGCCGGCGGTTGTGCAAAAGGCGTTGGAGCATTCCCGGGTGATCGGAAACGAAGCGGTCTCCCCGGGGCAATTGGATTCAAAGGATGACCAGGCGACGGCGATGCGGCTGTTTGACCTGATCAATTTCATCGTGGAAGACCGGATCACGCGCCAAAAGAAGATCGAGGCCCTTTATCAGAGCCTTTCCGGTTGAAGCGAGGAAGCGGAGGTCCGCAAGAAGCGTCCGCATTTCGGATGCGATTGCTGTTTCATTGCCATGGGACTATTTTTGGTTTTTTCCGTAATGCCGAAAAGGGAAAGGGAGAAGCCCCTTTGGGCTCTCGGGGTGGGGGCTTCTGGGTTTTGAAGCAAAAAAAGAAGGCCCGCATCGGGGCCGGATGATCGGATGGGACCGATTTGCAGCGCCCACCGCCAGGGAGCGGCGGGAAAATCGGTCCCTTCTTGTATGCGAGGGCGGTTTCCGACGGCGGTGAAGCGTTTTTCCTTTTCAGGCCTTTACGGGCGGGCGGGGATGCATCCCCGCCGTTTCTCCTCAGTTTTCCCCAATGCCGTTT
The sequence above is drawn from the Planifilum fulgidum genome and encodes:
- a CDS encoding glycosyltransferase — encoded protein: MREPIFYLFNSISHTRGGGTRNVLARAKLLREKRNCQISILTLNFNPNYDFIRREMIRLNLLHPDIPVLNLFEYLSHKTNDDFQTVAADDAPMIDHPAEEEGFDLEPDPETNGYYLYQNGKLVKYKEYDADGRLSFIDHFDENRVLLRREHFDMKGRIRQIVDYERDTANPRQKRFLDEAGRCFLEYRYNPKTKKCIQVNWFDRDGALIDTFPNVLALKLHWLHKIADRYPKAIFQTDVSKKNTDYILLKMNHPHVVKIKMFHSLHLQEPYTYGAPLKEVHGTVLEKVDQFDAVIFTTDLQKKDVERQFGPRSTFHVIPHCAPRIQPRPDVEREPFTCVYVGRFVKLKNVDHAIRAFKRVVKKVPQAKLEIWGHGPEEKDYQKLIRNLELEQHVKVCGITQDAIGVFSRAAFSVLPSSEEAFGLSIIESKMVGTPVIAYDVNYGPRTIIRNGVDGLLVKPGDIDGLADAMVKLFTDPGLRESLGQEARKTPEVLSEDRYVDQWMQVYESALRQSEQRVRVKKPICAVDQMEWNGPSDIHIAGSLTFKQDLQDEPSLSLYIRERSMPMDEYFPLSTERLDANTFSFQGEFSTRPFAREGTWDLYVSCSIRNQHHFIRIPKGTVSLPEQRIISDALLKPYATIHGNISIEAKPCTTKPNFRAKLTRWKHWILKNIPSMKLN
- a CDS encoding DUF4145 domain-containing protein; protein product: MNTYYPPAFQSKRFHCMYCHVLAEQNWFSINAKNRLWRCVCHHCKNESVWIEIKKGEGRILHPDILQGPPPHDEMPEAVKEFYLEAASIVSKSPRGASALLRLALQRLMKELGETGKSLDEAVASLVEKGLPAVVQKALEHSRVIGNEAVSPGQLDSKDDQATAMRLFDLINFIVEDRITRQKKIEALYQSLSG